A part of Bacillus rossius redtenbacheri isolate Brsri chromosome 1, Brsri_v3, whole genome shotgun sequence genomic DNA contains:
- the LOC134528509 gene encoding type II inositol 1,4,5-trisphosphate 5-phosphatase translates to MDQQALVQSKLSAGENAVAVHEASLMQGWVRTSRLLALVEHAGHHALFVVMSSRVPPQLFSDLTIELALPVDADLRCDIDTDSKHQDGSDVYVNISSRKLKLLFEMIPGLKTSNFVGELFRVIEVFTKKRGPPPDFRWLQKYCGGVTTNSSEAPDGSAESSNDAGHDREGTENLAVEGTLLDLGSPDIAVPRQSIAKGTTPIAARESVIRYQMAMKEHHYTYTQVFRIFVGTWNVNGQPPTVELTEWLAHDPEPPDIYAIGFQELDLSKEAFLFNDTPREEEWRKAVMTGLHPKARYHKVALVRLVGMMLLVFVQEQHVAYVRAVATETVGTGIMGKMGNKGGVGVRFELHNTSFCFVNSHLAAHVEEFERRNQDYHDICSRLSFTRFLPPKGIKDHDQVYWLGDLNYRITDRDAREVKDYIDEGNYEAVLQYDQLNQQRRLRAVFVGYREGVINFRPTYKYDSGSDNWDSSEKNRAPAWCDRILWKGEGIQQVAYRSHPELKISDHKAVSAVFDSQVRVIDAVKYRRIHEEVMKKLDKLENEFLPQVMVDNTEVIFDTVRYLEGQSKELIVANTGQVPVTFEFIKKLDDSSYCKDWLSIEPYAGFIMPGEKADIKLEVYVDKSSAFKLNSGEDKLYDILVLHLEGGKDIFITVTGTYERSCFGSSIEALVYISVPVREIPVGRLMELENTKEVSSPQDPYPIPKEVWFLVDHLYRHGLKQPNLFEQPGLHSELVAVRNWLDCGSPDPLPGSVHSVAEALLLLLESTAEPIVPYNLHSVCLAAGSNYLQCKQLVMQLPEHRKNVFLYLCAFLQEVLSHATENGLDAKTIATLFGTIFLRDPPRSRGDPASRNRNSQAVDRKKANFVYHFLVNDQSDLILGR, encoded by the exons ACACGGACAGTAAGCACCAAGACGGCTCCGACGTCTACGTCAACATCTCGTCGCGCAAGCTGAAACTGTTGTTCGAAATGATACCAGGGCTGAAGACCAGTAACTTTGTGGGGGAGTTGTTCAGGGTTATCGAAG TGTTCACGAAGAAGCGCGGGCCGCCCCCCGACTTCCGCTGGCTGCAGAAGTACTGCGGGGGCGTGACGACCAACAGCAGCGAAGCTCCCGACGGGAGCGCGGAGTCGAGCAACGACGCCGGCCACGACCGGGAGGGGACGGAGAACCTGGCCGTCGAAGGAACC TTGCTGGACCTGGGCAGCCCGGACATCGCAGTGCCGCGGCAGAGCATCGCGAAGGGCACCACGCCCATCGCCGCGAGGGAGAGCGTCATCCGGTACCAGATGGCGATGAAGGAGCACCACTACACCTACACCCAGGTCTTCAG GATCTTCGTGGGGACGTGGAACGTGAACGGCCAGCCCCCCACGGTGGAGCTCACGGAGTGGCTGGCTCACGACCCGGAGCCGCCCGACATCTACGCCATCGGCTTCCAAGAGCTGGACCTCAGCAAGGAAGCGTTCCTCTTCAACGACACGCCACGGGAAGAGGAGTGGAG GAAGGCGGTGATGACCGGCTTGCACCCGAAGGCGCGCTACCACAAGGTGGCACTGGTGCGGCTGGTCGGCATGATGCTGCTGGTGTTCGTGCAGGAGCAGCACGTCGCGTACGTGCGCGCCGTCGCCACGGAGACCGTCGGCACCGGCATCATGGGCAAGATG GGAAACAAAGGGGGAGTCGGGGTGCGTTTCGAGCTGCACAACACGTCCTTCTGTTTCGTCAACTCCCACCTGGCGGCGCACGTCGAGGAGTTCGAACGGCGCAACCAGGACTACCACGACATCTGCTCTCGCCTGAGCTTCACGCGCTTCCTGCCGCCGAAAGGCATCAAGGACCACGA CCAGGTGTACTGGCTGGGCGACCTGAACTACCGCATCACGGACCGCGACGCGCGCGAGGTGAAGGACTACATCGACGAGGGCAACTACGAGGCGGTGCTGCAGTACGACCAGCTGAACCAGCAGCGGAGGCTGCGCGCCGTGTTCGTCGGCTACCGAGAGGGCGTCATCAACTTCCGGCCCACCTACAAGTACGACAGCGGCTCGGATAACTGGGACTCCAG TGAAAAGAACCGCGCCCCCGCATGGTGCGACAGAATACTGTGGAAAGGAGAAGGCATTCAGCAGGTGGCGTACCGCAGCCATCCCGAGCTGAAGATCAGCGACCACAAAGCCGTCAGCGCTGTCTTTGACTCGCAG GTGCGCGTGATCGACGCGGTCAAGTACCGCCGCATCCACGAGGAGGTGATGAAGAAGCTGGACAAGCTGGAGAACGAGTTCCTGCCCCAGGTGATGGTGGACAACACGGAGGTGATCTTCGACACGGTGCGCTACCTGGAGGGGCAGAGCAAGGAGCTCATCGTCGCCAACACGGGGCAG GTACCTGTTACGTTTGAGTTCATCAAGAAGCTGGATGACTCAAGTTACTGCAAGGATTGGCTGAGCATTGAACCTTATGCAGGTTTCATAATGCCAG GCGAGAAGGCTGACATTAAGCTGGAAGTGTACGTCGACAAGTCATCGGCTTTCAAGCTGAACTCCGGGGAAGACAAGCTGTACGATATACTGGTGCTCCACTTAGAAGGCGGGAAAGACATCTTCATCACCGTCACTG GCACCTACGAGAGGAGTTGCTTCGGCTCGTCGATCGAGGCGCTGGTGTACATCTCCGTGCCGGTCAGAGAGATTCCCGTGGGTCGGCTCATGGAGTTG GAGAACACGAAGGAGGTCAGCAGCCCCCAGGACCCGTACCCCATCCCGAAGGAGGTGTGGTTCCTGGTGGACCACCTGTACCGCCACGGCCTGAAGCAGCCCAACCTGTTCGAGCAGCCGGGGCTGCACTCGGAGCTGGTGGCCGTCCGCAACTGGCTCGACTGCGGCTCCCCGGACCCCTTGC CGGGCAGCGTCCACTCGGTGGCCGAGGCCCTCCTGCTGCTGCTGGAGTCGACCGCGGAGCCGATCGTCCCCTACAACCTGCACAGCGTGTGCCTGGCCGCCGGCTCCAACTACCTGCAGTGCAAGCAG CTCGTGATGCAACTCCCAGAGCACAGGAAGAACGTGTTCCTGTACCTGTGTGCGTTCCTTCAGGAGGTGCTGAGCCACGCCACAGAGAACGGTCTCGACGCAAAGACGATTG CTACTCTCTTCGGCACAATTTTCCTGCGAGACCCCCCGCGGAGTCGTGGGGACCCGGCCAGCAGGAACCGGAACAGCCAGGCTGTCGACCGGAAGAAAGCAAACTTCGTGTACCATTTCCTGGTGAACGACCAGAGCGACTTGATCCTGGGTCGCTAG